The proteins below come from a single Aegilops tauschii subsp. strangulata cultivar AL8/78 chromosome 6, Aet v6.0, whole genome shotgun sequence genomic window:
- the LOC109755630 gene encoding strigolactones hydrolase CXE15, translating into MSSLSSSSASASAPPPHVVEDCLGVVQLLSDGTVTRPTRSFLSDPPVHDVRRDLPVQWKDVVYDEAHRLRLRMYRPTTSIGLAGGGEKKLPVLVYFHGGGFCIASFEHPSFHAVALRIAHDLPAIVLSADYRLAPEHRLPAAHHDAETVLSWLHRHAVAGSAADAWLAESADFGRVFVWGDSSGGNISHHIAVRYGSGGLDINPVRIAGCVLLGPYFGGEERMASEACSPADVLMSLALFDQMWRLALPAGATRDHPAANPFGPESAPLDDVAFPPVLVLNAEHDLLRDRTADYVARLKAMGKPVELVEFDGQEHAFFVYEPWGAAADGLIRVVRQFVHGGAPDTAAALSGSPELHSTNFFFRHF; encoded by the coding sequence ATGTCGTCGTTATCTTCGTCGTCCGCCTCAGCCTCGGCGCCGCCGCCTCACGTGGTCGAGGACTGCCTCGGCGTCGTGCAGCTCCTCAGCGACGGCACGGTGACGCGTCCCACGCGAAGCTTCCTTTCTGACCCCCCGGTGCATGACGTCCGCCGCGACCTGCCCGTCCAGTGGAAGGACGTTGTCTACGACGAGGCCCACCGCCTCCGGCTCCGCATGTACAGGCCTACGACATCCATCGGCCTTGCCGGCGGAGGCGAGAAGAAGCTTCCGGTGCTCGTCTACTTCCACGGCGGCGGCTTCTGCATCGCCAGTTTCGAGCACCCCAGCTTCCATGCCGTGGCCCTTCGGATCGCCCACGACCTCCCGGCCATCGTGCTCTCCGCGGACTACCGCCTCGCCCCGGAGCACCGCCTCCCCGCGGCCCACCACGACGCGGAGACCGTCCTCTCGTGGTTACACCGCCACGCCGTGGCCGGCTCCGCTGCCGACGCGTGGCTCGCCGAGTCGGCTGACTTTGGACGAGTGTTCGTCTGGGGCGACTCGTCCGGTGGCAACATCTCTCACCACATCGCCGTCCGGTACGGCTCCGGCGGCCTCGATATAAACCCGGTGCGTATCGCCGGGTGTGTCCTGCTCGGTCCGTACTTCGGCGGGGAGGAGAGGATGGCGTCGGAGGCGTGTTCGCCTGCCGACGTGCTCATGAGCCTTGCGCTGTTCGACCAGATGTGGCGGCTAGCGCTGCCGGCGGGGGCGACGAGGGACCACCCGGCGGCGAACCCATTTGGCCCCGAGAGCGCGCCGCTCGATGACGTCGCGTTCCCACCGGTGCTCGTCCTGAACGCCGAGCATGACCTGCTGCGTGACCGGACCGCGGACTACGTCGCGAGGCTGAAGGCCATGGGGAAACCCGTGGAGCTGGTGGAGTTCGATGGGCAGGAGCACGCATTCTTCGTCTACGAGCCATGGGGCGCCGCGGCGGACGGGCTGATCCGAGTGGTGCGGCAGTTCGTGCACGGCGGCGCGCCGGACACGGCGGCTGCCTTGTCTGGAAGTCCCGAATTACATAGTACTAATTTTTTTTTCAGACATTTTTAG